CTTCCCTTGTGATAACAGTGCTCTATTTGAAGACACTGCTATATATGGAATATTCTTTTTGTTGAATATCCCCTAAAATCTGCTTCAGTTATATGTGTATATTATTTAATTCACCAGTATTTTTCTTCACGCATTTCTGGTTGTGTTACAAATATTCATGCAGTATGGATTACAATTGTTTACCATGTTAAGTAGTTATGATTGCATCATATATGATCTTCTGAGGATCAGAATTAACCCTTCTATTTTTCTTTTATACAGTGCCGCTGGACCACTTACGATTGTTGATGGTAAAGAAGTTGTGAACTTTGCATCAACAAACTACCTCGGTTTAATTGGCAACGAAAAGATTATTGTAAGAGACAATTCTATTGCTTGACAATATTTCAATGTATGTATTTTTTGGAATATCTAAACAAAGCGAATGACTTTCAGGATTCTTGCATCAGTTCATTGGAGAAATATGGTGTTGGTTCTTGTGGTCCACGTGGTTTTTATGGAACAATTGGTCTGTATTATCATCCTCAGACAATGACTTTGGTTGAAAGTATAGAGGAGAAACTTAACTTTCCAATGTATTCTTACAGATGTCCATCTTGACTATGAGTCAAAGATAGCTAAATTTTTGGGGACTCCAGACTCCATTCTTTATTCATATGGGATTTCTACAATATTCAGTGTGATACCTGCCTTCTGTAAGAAAGGAGATATCATAGTCGCGTAAGTTCACCGAAttaaaaaattatgaaattcacaAGTATTATTGGAACCTTGACTTGTTTGATGTATCGAGGTCTGCATGCTTGGCCTTTTAGACATAATATGGATTTATCCAGCTCAGCTTTAGGCTTTAGCACAACATTGTCATCTCTTTCTTGTGTCTATTGATGAGTTGTTATTCCTCTGTCAGTTAATTGTACATGGGTAGTTTTTCCATTATTTTTCTTCTCTAGACTGTTCCCTTGCTAAATTTGTGCCAATATTTGATGTGATTGCAGTGATGAGGGTGTTCACTGGGCAGTGCAAAATGGTCTCCATCTATCAAGAAGCACTGTGGTGTACTTCAAGCACAATGATATGGCTTCACTTGCAAGCACTTTGGAAAAACTTACTCGTGGAAATAAACGTGCTGAAAAGATTAGATGCTACATTGTTGTAGAATCCATTTACTAGGTGCAGTGCTTTTGATTGTTTTGTGTTGATTTGTGATGTCTTTTTTTATATGTCCTTATGAAAGTTTGGAAAATAAAATGTCCATTTAACCTGTGCAACCTAGGCAATTCATGAAACCTCTCTTACAGTCGTCATGGTTTGTGAACACAGAATTTTGGCCAAATTGCCCCCTTGGATGAGATTGTCAGGTTGAAGGAGAAATATCGATTCCGTGTTATTCTGGAGGAGTCATTCTTTTGGGGTGCTTGGCAAGTCTGGGCATGGCCTTGCTGAACATTATGAAGTTCCTGTGAGTGTTTTGCCTCAGCTTTTCTTAATGTTTCACCGTAATGCCCCACCTGTGGTGTCTGACCGGGGTGCGCTGTTACCTAGCTCCCAAACGAGGCCTAACTATTTGGTGAAATGCTTGGGACGAAGTGGCTAGCAAGAATGGAGTCATGGAACATCGGCAGGAGGGGTGCGGCAGCGGCAACCCATGTATCCCTTGGACAATCTGGTTTTGACATGATGCAAATCAATCTGTTGTACACTGTATTCCGCACTTGCACAGTTTGTTTGGCTAATTACAAGATTATCTCAGTGTTTTGGTTtggatttagagtacacttatgtatgaaATATTGATTGGCACTCatctatattatattaattatattattattaaatatatatgtatttctctttcaaattattataatgtGGCATCTCAAATGAATATAAATTGAAGAATATATTGTTATTTAAGTCAATTTGTTTAAATCTTATTAAGACGGTTCTAAAAATGTCCAATATTGGTCTTCTAAATAAGACGATTTCCAAAACGTCCAATATCAGTCACCTAAATAAGACGGTTTTTATATTGCAATCGCTTATTAATATAGAACATTTTAGACAATTTACTAAATAACTTGTGACTTAAAATGTTCATATACTCGACAATTGTTTTGAAAAAGTGTCTTAGATAAATATAATTTAATACATGTTAttggacaaaatgacttaaacaaataccttttttGGACGGTTTATGTAATATCTTTTTAAGACGCTTATGtaaccatcttaaatgtgggacatcttttgcgactccatcaaatttggacacttaAGAAATGTCTTAATAAGtgaaaattaaccgtctcatataatAGGATCTGTAGCAgtgaaaagaggtagaaaatctaaatttgcttctaaggcggtagaaggctttttacttagttatgattcaaaaacaagggcatatagagtctttaacaagtccactggactagttgaagtttcttgtgacattgtgtttgatgagactaacggctctcaagtagagcaagttgatcttgatgagctagatgatgaagaggctccgtgcgtcgcgctaaggaacatgtccattggggatgtgtgtcctaaggaattcgaagagcctccacaagcacaagatcaaccatcttcctccatgcaagcatctccaccaactcaagatgaggatcaagctcaagaggatgagccacctcaagaggaggacaatgatcaaggaggagatgctaatgatcaaaacaaggaagatgatgagggtccaagaccgccacacccaagagtccaccaagcaatacaacgaataACCCCGTGTACTCCATCCTCGACAATATTCATAagagggtaaccactcgatctcgtgttgctcatttttgtgaacattactcttttgtgtcttctattgagccatatagggtggaagacgcattaagggattcagattggtgtaacacctcaaaatctggTCTTAATAATTTAGTGAAACTTTCCAAAATTTTTGAGAAAATCCTCTAAGAAAAGAAGTTTCTTACCCTAGAAGTTATAtcctatattatatatatatatatatatatatatatatatatatatatatatatatatatatatattggaaTGGAAGGTCTAATAAAACAATCCATGATGAATTATATGATTGGAACATATGCTTTAAAGGAATTAAGTTAAAAAAGAAACATCTTGATGAGGGTTTTCAATAAAAGTTATTTTCTTATAAATAAGtaataaaatatgaaatgtttgaATGTACTTTTAATTTGACCACACATCTAAAATAATATTCTCTCAAAATAAATGATGTGTGTGTGAGCATTATATTGGAAATATTacctaaataaaataataataataaagtaaCTATAAATACAACTTGCATCTCATGCTGAGATTTATTTTTGTGTAGTTCTAATGGAGTTTGAAATTTGGATTTGGAAGCATAAAATTGAAATTAAAACACAACAGAAAATAAGAGAAAAAGGTAAAATAAAGCCCTCATGCTATTAGGCCAAATCCAGCGTCACCGGCCCACTTCCCTTGAACCCTCGGCCCAGCTCGTCACCTGCGCGCCGACACGCGGGCCTGGGGTGGCAGCCGCACAAGACCTGCGCAGCCCAGCAATGCCTTGCGCCGACATCCAGGGGCCACCTATCGGTCTCCACTGTGGATTACATGCTCTCCCCGTTCTGTCGCTGATTGGCGGGCCCAGGTGGTCAGCTCTTTCCCTGCTGGCGTAACAAACCCCGCGGTCAGAGTCGCCTCCCAGCTTCCGATCGAGGCGGACTCCAACAAAATCAACCGATCTACGCGTGCACGATTATAGAGATCAAGTCAAATTCGGATTGCACTGGCACCATAAAACCCAGGCCCTCATGCCTCCCTTCGCCCACATCAACTTGAGACGCCACAGAAATCTCGGGGAGCAAAAGCTTGCTCAGAAGGAGGGAAAGCCACACCGTGGCGTGGGTATGGCCCACCGCCGACCGATTCGCCGTAGGAGGCATGCTCTGGGGTGTCCGCCGTGCCCTGGGGTTCGTGTTCATGGGTGCGGTTGATCACGTAGGGCTTCAATGGCGCCCTAATTGCTCATCGGAGCATCACCGTCGCCACTCACCGTGGCCTGGCCCTACTGTGTCGCGTTTTCGGGTGAGTTCCTTCCCCACCGGTTCACGTTGCCCTGTGCTTCGTGTAGCGCATATGGGATTTGGTTGGGAGCACCGGGTTGCCGGGGCGTCGAGGTCCGGtggcgcggccatggcgccgctgcAGCTGAGGCAAGGCGCTGCCCTGCTCAGACGGTGGTGGTTTATCGCCGTTGATCTGGCCATTGGCGGCCCAGATTTGATCAAGTGGACACCGGTTTGGAGGATTGGATCTGGCCGTTGGTGCTAGGATCGATGGTCCGGATCGGAGTAGGTGTGTACTGTCAGATGGCGATCTGATGGCTAGGGTTCAATACCGGTTCATGAAAGGTCATAAGTTAATCCGATCCGTTGAACTCTAATCGGATGGCTCACGTGGCTAGATACCCCTTCGTCGATCCCGTTTTGTAAAAGAGCCCCTGTACTTTcacagaatcaacccgccgtccatatgtGGGAAGCCTGAGTCTGGGAAATATTTCGAGTTAGCCCCtgcatttctttgtttttgatgcccagtccagagaacaatGGAAATAGAAAtttaattatagaaaatgattttaatacaaaaataattccagaaacttgtttaattcatagaaaattcatactaagtccaaattgatccattccagtttcattaattttgtattaatattgtctaccaaccagtaacagtgtttagccatgaaacttgaattaaaattgttcattaggattaatctattctgagcactaaataatttcgaaaattcctaacttaataaccgtatctccgaatttagtggttcttattTCTACGATCTCATTttggcgcgtagattattatcacacagtttattcttctgtttggtgtaatgttaattttttcctatacaatgtttgtttgtattgctacgactagagcgaggtcacgtgtcatctgaagagcaagttggtacctggaatttcaagtcctaggcaagttgtgcccttgatcacttctttttacccacccatgttctaattaatcataatgatctgcataggttaattttgatgggacccaataggttaccctagtttgattatctttataccttgtttaccactgaactttttgggtagtacttgctagtgctttatgtggttttgggtatgaagatacattattcatgattatacttttgttatccgttgttattactgttcatgataagatcattatgttaattggaacatggagcgaccacccgggaaaacagtgctaccacaagggtttatggacacccttggctgattaattaggaaagctagtggaggactaccttacccgaaaggggcaagggcagtaggggagtggtcagtgtagggaggtccttggttgattttgctgcgatgacggtcaggcaagggatccctgcattggagcttcctataaactgtagcgggttttctgaagctagtggaactttgtaaaggcctcgtagtgttatcctgcctcgcctcctcggtagaggtgtatgggaagtcgtgatcccttggtagatgggtaacatgacttgtgggtaaagatgcgcaacctctgcagagtgtaaaactggtatactagctgtgctcacggtcatgagcagctcggaccctcacatgattaaattatgtaactaaattcaatttgtcatatgcattgcatcgcaggtgaggttgttacttttgttctactatttaattgggttggtatttacttgtatttagtaactgctaataaaattttgaccaactttaaaagcaatgctcagctctaaccatcctctttggtaagctttacacttcacgtgagctcccatctttggcgagttcatgcacattattccccacaacttgttgagcgatgaacgtatgtgagctcactcttgctgtctcacaccccccacaggtcaagaacaggtaccacaggatgaggcgcatggaggatgttgtgcgagttcgtgagaggtctaggtcgtcgtctcccagtcaactttgggttgctggaccgttgtctccttataatgtaattacttatttattttgtatagaactcctattatatagtaaagatgtgacattcgatcatgtgccatgattcatcatatgtgtgagacttggtcccagcacacctggtgattatgttcgcgcctgggtcttggtgcaccgaaacccgggtgtgacagaagtggtatcagaggaatgttggctgtaggatgaaacctagatagaactggacaaccattgtctacttacctttgctactctgattctttctaaactttccttaatcttctctcatctatttccgctttactctgactattcttaccttttcttttctaaagacaaatgtggatttcacactttgaaatcctatgcctaaagtgacctttaggaataggagacctacttttaagaaacaaaaataaaactattttttatagatatctatgaacttgaatgtttgttcttatgatacttgtttgatttggatctttgattgagtgtgatgagttgtggagtaatgtccacaattacatctacatatacatataggcataaatataaataaataaaattcataagataaaaaAATCTAGATTATCCCCCATTAAAGTGTACCTattttaatagatccatctcgttttaaaagatactctcttaccttaatagattcatcatatcgtgaaaagattttatctcatcctaatagatctaactgacctcaaaagaatcTACCTTATCCCTAGGGatccatcttgccctaattagcatatttatcccacactagtgtaacaaccgcgagctaatccaaaatttaattagatcttaactagtctaatctagtcatatccaagcTAATTtagattttatctaatctattatgatctaatctagagtaagttacttaatgctggtacaaaagataaggccataaCCCCAATGCACTTGTAACTAAACtagtgtcttagaccaactcagccacatgcatgagatctaacccaaccaatagagtcatgatgaattgcATAATCCGTCTATCCCCACCTAatgtcaaacaaacttttgatctACATCATGTTGTCTACCTCATCCataactatcttaaccatattctccCAACTccaatgatatacactaacctcgaatcaatgagacaagaccggagaagatgatcaacttcatcaagaaaggatgagcaccaactcaagtcttcaaggatcaagtgagatcaccaagatgagtcaagatccacgaccttggatggagtcttttcttaccccactccttcttacccaaacctatatATGCTTTAAAGATATCTTTCATCCTGCATAATAAAGTAGTTATACCCGCATATACCCAGGccttcctaatcacccactattgactataaaaaaatgagactctgatttttgaaccaattatagactaaaacATGAATTACAAGCCAATCCttatgtatcccttttcttacaaatctcgaggacgagatttctgttaagggggtaggatttgtaacacctcaaatctgGTCTTAATAATTTAGTGAAACTCTCCAAAATTTTTGAGAAAATCCTCTAAGAAAAGAAGTTTCTTACCCTAGAAGTTATATGCTATATATATATTGGAATGGAAGGTCTAATAAAACAATCCATGATGAATTATATGATTGGAACATATGCTTTAAAGGAATTAAGTTAAAAAAAAGAAACCTCTTGATGAGGATTTTCAATAAAAGTTATTTTCTTATAAATAAGTAATAAAATATGGAATGTTTGAATGTACTTTTAATTTGACCACACATCTAAAATAATATTCTCTCAAAATAAATGATGTGTGTGTGAGCATTATATTGGAAATATTacctaaataaaataataataataaagtaaCTATAAATACAACTTGCATCTCATGCTGAGATTTATTTTTGTGTAGTTCTAATGGAGTTTGAAATTTGGATTTGGAAGCATAAAATTGAAATTAAAACACAACAGAAAATAAGAGAAAAAGGTAAAATAAATCCCTCATGCTATTAGGCCAAATCCAGCGTCACCGGCCCACTTCCCTTGAACCCTCGGCCCAGCTCGTCACCTGCACGCCGACACGCGGGCCCGGGGTGGCAGCCGCACAAGACCTGCGCAGCCCAGCAATGCCTTGCGCCGACATCCAGGGGCCACCTATCGGTCTCCACTGGATTACACGCTCTCCCCGTTCTGTCGCTGATTGGCAGGTCCAGGTGGTTAGCTCTTTCCCTGCTGGCGTAACAAACCCCGCGGTCAGAGTCTCCTCCCAGCTTCCGATCGCGGCGGACTCCAACAAAATCAACCGATCTACGCGCGCACGATTCTAGAGATCAAGTCAAATTCGGATTGCACTGGCACCATAAAACCCAGACCCTCACGCCTCCCTTCACCCACATCAACTTGAGACGCCACAGAAATCTCGAGGAGCAAAAGCTTGCTCAGAAGGGGGGAAAGCCACGCCGTGGCGTGGGTATGGCCCACCGCCGACCGATTCGCCGTAGGAGGCATGCCCTGAGGTGTCCGCCGTGCCTTGGGGTTCGTGTTCATGGGTGCGATTGATCACGTAGGGCTTCAATGGCGCCCTAATTGCTCATCAGAGCATCACCGTCGCCACTCACCGTGGCCTGGCCCTACTGCGTCGCGTTTTCGGGTGAGTTCCTTCCCCACCGGTTCGCGTTGCCCTCTGCTTCGTGTAGCGCATATGGGATTTGGTTGGGAGCTCTGGGTTGCCGGGGCGTCGAGGTCCGGtggcgcggccatggcgccgctgcAGCTGAGGCAAGGCGCCGCCCTGCTCAGACAGTGGCGGTTTATCGCTGTTGATCTGGCCATCGGCGGCCCAGATTTGATCAAGTGGACGCCGGTTTGGAGGATTGGATCTGGCCGTTGGTGCTGGGATCGATGGTCCGGATCAGAGTAGGTGTGTACCGTCAGATGGCGATCTAATGGCTAGGGTTCGATACCGGTTCATGAAAGCTCATAAGTTAATCCGATCCGTTGAACTCTAATCGGATGGCTCACGTGGCTAGATACCCCTTCGTCGTTCCCGTTTTGTAAAAGAGCCCCTGTACTTTcacagaatcaacccgccgtccatatgtGGGAAGCCTAAGTCTGGGAAATATTTCGAGTTAGCCCCtgcatttctttgtttttgatgcccagtccagagaacaatGGAAATAGAAATTTAATTATAGAAAAggattttaatacaaaaataattccagaaacttgtttaattcatagaaaattcatattaagtccgaattgatccattccagtttcattaattttgtattaatattgtctaccaaccagtaacactgtttagccatgaaacttgaattaaaattgttcattaggattaatctattctaagcactaaataatttcaaaaattcatatcttaataaccgtagctccgaatttagtggttcttatttctacgatctcgttttggcgcgtagattattatcacacagtttattcttatgtttggtgtaatgtt
This portion of the Zea mays cultivar B73 chromosome 2, Zm-B73-REFERENCE-NAM-5.0, whole genome shotgun sequence genome encodes:
- the LOC103646898 gene encoding long chain base biosynthesis protein 1a, whose amino-acid sequence is MDMALPIVNATAAVLARVSAAFNGPLARAVVFGVHIDGHLVVEGLLIAVIVFQLSRKSYKPPKKPLTEKEIDELCDEWEPEPLCPPIKEGAKIDAPTLESAAGPLTIVDGKEVVNFASTNYLGLIGNEKIIDSCISSLEKYGVGSCGPRGFYGTIDVHLDYESKIAKFLGTPDSILYSYGISTIFSVIPAFCKKGDIIVADEGVHWAVQNGLHLSRSTVVYFKHNDMASLASTLEKLTRGNKRAEKIRCYIVVESIY